DNA from Thermococcus sp.:
GCAAAATGGTGGAAGAGGGCCTCCTCGAACCAAGGGAAGAGTTTCAGGGCAGGAGACGGCGGGTTAAGTACCGGCTTACCGAGAAGGGATGGGAATGGCTTAGGGAATCGAACGAGATAGCCCTGCGTTCCCTCTACCTTGCTGTTGAGTATCATGAGAGGCTCAGGGAAAAGCTCAGGGAACTTGGGTATGGAAGGGAGATAACTAGGGAGGCCGTCCAGAGATACATCGAGCTTCTCGACGATGTCATCTCAATCCTGCAGGCCAAGCGGGGGGGCCTC
Protein-coding regions in this window:
- a CDS encoding PadR family transcriptional regulator is translated as MGSGKVVRNLFTVPMKNMILLIVGLNEEAHGYEIMKEIENLTGGTWKPSHGNLYTMLGKMVEEGLLEPREEFQGRRRRVKYRLTEKGWEWLRESNEIALRSLYLAVEYHERLREKLRELGYGREITREAVQRYIELLDDVISILQAKRGGLIRTLEELNSENKTKNALKKGQNEG